Within Phaeodactylum tricornutum CCAP 1055/1 chromosome 26, whole genome shotgun sequence, the genomic segment CCGGAAGCTTACCACGCAAAAATTGTCCCACTGCTGGCGCACTTTGTCAACGAGTACATGACGGCCTCGCAAAACGCCTACCTCGCTACGGGCAATCCCTCCAGTGCTCCGGAGCAGGCCGCTTCGCGGATTCTCCAAGGCGTCGGATACGGCGTACGCCTCGGTTTGCTGGAACCCTTTCAGTTCTCCACTTCCCACGTCGCGCTCCGGGGGAAGAATCCGGAATTGGAACAAGGCAACGAGATTGACTTTTACGAATTCGGCTGCGAATTCTTCCGGACCGTCATGGACTTGGAACGCTCCGTCGTGCTCGGGCAGGATCAAATTCCCACGATACTGCAGCAGCTTGCCGATGGTGAGAACGTTGTCTTGTTGGCCAACCACCAGTCTGAAGCCGACCCGCAAGTTGTCAGCTGTTGTCTAGAAGCCATCGGATACGGAGACTTGGCCGCCGACGCCGTCTACGTTGCCGGACACAAGGTTACTACCGATCCCCTCGCTATTCCGTTTTCCATGGGACGCAACCTGATCTGCATCCACTCCAAGAAACACATCAACGCCGACCCGGAAACCAAGTCCGTCAAACAGCGTGAAAACCTCAAAGCCATGGGCGCCTTGCTCAACAAGTTCAAAGAAGGTGGTGCGCTTTTGTGGGTCGCCCCTTCGGGAGGGCGTGACCGACGGGATGTCAACACCGGAAAAGTCCCACTTGCACCCTTTGACTCTAAAACCATCGACATGTTCCGACTGATGGGTAACAAGTCCAAAAAAACGACACACTTTTATACCCTCGCCATGGTCAGTTACGATCTCTGCCCCCCACCGGACGTTATTGAGCCCGGCACGGGTGAACCCCGCAACG encodes:
- a CDS encoding predicted protein — protein: MIEFRRNAYHRTTILCLVLTVSASISAWTLPRLPMRTHRSSIGSLPATVDDSITASTISASGTTITSNNVVTTKLLPEFQAVTDAAQAKLLASIPEAYHAKIVPLLAHFVNEYMTASQNAYLATGNPSSAPEQAASRILQGVGYGVRLGLLEPFQFSTSHVALRGKNPELEQGNEIDFYEFGCEFFRTVMDLERSVVLGQDQIPTILQQLADGENVVLLANHQSEADPQVVSCCLEAIGYGDLAADAVYVAGHKVTTDPLAIPFSMGRNLICIHSKKHINADPETKSVKQRENLKAMGALLNKFKEGGALLWVAPSGGRDRRDVNTGKVPLAPFDSKTIDMFRLMGNKSKKTTHFYTLAMVSYDLCPPPDVIEPGTGEPRNVRFGPVGIALGAECISVGGLESRQDFCQHAFAQCQDDYLRLQQAIANPTTTDQA